A window of the Zeugodacus cucurbitae isolate PBARC_wt_2022May chromosome 2, idZeuCucr1.2, whole genome shotgun sequence genome harbors these coding sequences:
- the LOC105216097 gene encoding solute carrier family 35 member F4 isoform X4, with product MTRDGEIPAIFNPKRVRTPSVVVTGDSPNGPYGGFSNALNASNPQIAHQDSISSSQQDPSEVITIHPDTRDASTPIGTHPGLRRGLGAGGGSFVSSCGVSGIVGVGPGGAGGGANEPDTPTLEAGPDGTEVRFRRLKACKESCCSELARKMYFGVCVTILVTASWVGATHCIKFLYLNRSTYASITADDMDSTSNRAIDLDLVTNMDDDDDPRNLLGISDNALSADDVEDATKFFHIAQPALPESTVFRAPFFAAWFFTNFSFFFFPIYILGRVSLRKCDKPGEILGDVLRGFRDRGFTIGRFLNRCLSFCILWLVTTYLYTMSLRVLFATDAMALFATNVACVYLLSWVILHEQFVGVRIVAVILCDTGIALLAYMDGITESRTLSGVVLATLGAAGYAVFRVMFRKVMGDPPIGQIAFAFTTLGFLNALLLWPVCVGLYLAGYESMPPDRMPWIILLIASILLLVFHILMQFSAAVTYNMFVTLGLITAVPVSGALDVVLYGATFAGMKLAGVILIAVGFFLVMFPENWPDYITRLLRNIILLGHNARWGRGPRHGSLAGQHPTIIDYRTGYIRSHLRSPSGRVR from the exons ATGACCCGTGACGGAGAGATACCCGCCATTTTCAACCCGAAACGGGTGCGTACACCATCCGTTGTCGTAACCGGTGACTCTCCGAATGGTCCGTATGGTGGGTTTAGTAATGCGCTCAACGCCAGCAATCCACAAATTGCCCACCAAGACTCCATTTCATCGAGTCAACAGGATCCGAGTGAGGTCATAACAATACATCCGGATACGCGTGATGCGTCGACGCCAATTGGCACGCATCCAGGTTTGCGACGTGGACTCGGTGCTGGTGGGGGTAGTTTCGTAAGTAGTTGTGGTGTAAGTGGTATTGTTGGTGTGGGACCGGGTGGTGCTGGTGGCGGTGCAAATGAACCGGATACACCCACTTTGGAGGCGGGGCCAGATGGCACCGAAGTGCGGTTTCGTCGGTTAAAAGCATGCAAGGAGTCATGTTGCTCCGAACTGGCGCGGAAG ATGTACTTTGGTGTTTGTGTCACCATACTCGTCACCGCGTCGTGGGTCGGCGCAACGCATTGTATCAAATTCCTCTACTTGAATCGCAGCACATATGCTAGTATTACCGCCGATGACATGGATAGCACATCAAATCGTGCCATCGATTTGGACTTGGTCACAAATATGGATGATGACGATGATCCTCGTAATCTTTTGGGCATAAGTGACAACGCCTTGAGCGCCGATGATGTGGAGGATGCCACCAAATTTTTCCATATCGCACAGCCAGCTTTGCCAGAGTCGACGGTATTTCGTGCACCCTTCTTCGCCGCTTGGTTCTTCACGAATTTTTCATTCTTCTTCTTTCCCATCTACATACTGGGGCGAGTGTCGTTGCGCAAATGTGACAAACCGGGGGAGATCTTGGGCGATGTGTTGCGTGGTTTCCGCGATCGTGGTTTCACCATCG GTCGCTTCCTCAATCGTTGTCTCTCCTTCTGCATCCTTTGGCTGGTGACCACCTACTTGTACACCATGTCACTGCGCGTACTCTTCGCCACCGATGCCATGGCGCTGTTCGCGACCAATGTCGCCTGTGTTTACCTACTGTCATGGGTCATTCTACACGAACAATTTGTCGGCGTGCGG ATTGTTGCGGTTATTCTGTGCGACACGGGCATTGCGCTGCTCGCCTACATGGACGGCATTACCGAGAGTCGCACGCTGAGCGGCGTTGTGCTGGCAACACTGGGCGCTGCCGGTTATGCAGTATTCAGG gttatgttccGCAAAGTGATGGGCGATCCACCGATTGGTCAAATTGCTTTTGCTTTCACCACTCTTGGGTTTCTGAACGCCTTGCTCTTGTGGCCCGTCTGTGTGGGTCTCTATTTGGCGGGATATGAGAGCATGCCGCCAGATCGTATGCCATGGATTATTTTATTAATCGCCAGTATTTTGCTATTGG TTTTCCATATACTCATGCAATTCAGCGCGGCCGTCACTTATAATATGTTTGTTACGCTGGGTTTAATAACCGCAGTGCCAGTTTCAGGAG CTCTGGACGTTGTACTCTACGGTGCTACTTTCGCCGGCATGAAATTGGCTGGTGTCATATTAATCGCTGTTGGCTTTTTCCTAGTAATGTTCCCCGAAAACTGGCCAGACTACATAACACGCTTGCTAAG AAATATCATCTTGTTGGGTCACAACGCGAG
- the LOC105216097 gene encoding uncharacterized protein LOC105216097 isoform X3 yields the protein MTRDGEIPAIFNPKRVRTPSVVVTGDSPNGPYGGFSNALNASNPQIAHQDSISSSQQDPSEVITIHPDTRDASTPIGTHPGLRRGLGAGGGSFVSSCGVSGIVGVGPGGAGGGANEPDTPTLEAGPDGTEVRFRRLKACKESCCSELARKMYFGVCVTILVTASWVGATHCIKFLYLNRSTYASITADDMDSTSNRAIDLDLVTNMDDDDDPRNLLGISDNALSADDVEDATKFFHIAQPALPESTVFRAPFFAAWFFTNFSFFFFPIYILGRVSLRKCDKPGEILGDVLRGFRDRGFTIGRFLNRCLSFCILWLVTTYLYTMSLRVLFATDAMALFATNVACVYLLSWVILHEQFVGVRIVAVILCDTGIALLAYMDGITESRTLSGVVLATLGAAGYAVFRVMFRKVMGDPPIGQIAFAFTTLGFLNALLLWPVCVGLYLAGYESMPPDRMPWIILLIASILLLVFHILMQFSAAVTYNMFVTLGLITAVPVSGALDVVLYGATFAGMKLAGVILIAVGFFLVMFPENWPDYITRLLRKSGRAILRYQCCCELAEIHYPHAKYHLVGSQREIPPNTRVRLQLESKILYGQF from the exons ATGACCCGTGACGGAGAGATACCCGCCATTTTCAACCCGAAACGGGTGCGTACACCATCCGTTGTCGTAACCGGTGACTCTCCGAATGGTCCGTATGGTGGGTTTAGTAATGCGCTCAACGCCAGCAATCCACAAATTGCCCACCAAGACTCCATTTCATCGAGTCAACAGGATCCGAGTGAGGTCATAACAATACATCCGGATACGCGTGATGCGTCGACGCCAATTGGCACGCATCCAGGTTTGCGACGTGGACTCGGTGCTGGTGGGGGTAGTTTCGTAAGTAGTTGTGGTGTAAGTGGTATTGTTGGTGTGGGACCGGGTGGTGCTGGTGGCGGTGCAAATGAACCGGATACACCCACTTTGGAGGCGGGGCCAGATGGCACCGAAGTGCGGTTTCGTCGGTTAAAAGCATGCAAGGAGTCATGTTGCTCCGAACTGGCGCGGAAG ATGTACTTTGGTGTTTGTGTCACCATACTCGTCACCGCGTCGTGGGTCGGCGCAACGCATTGTATCAAATTCCTCTACTTGAATCGCAGCACATATGCTAGTATTACCGCCGATGACATGGATAGCACATCAAATCGTGCCATCGATTTGGACTTGGTCACAAATATGGATGATGACGATGATCCTCGTAATCTTTTGGGCATAAGTGACAACGCCTTGAGCGCCGATGATGTGGAGGATGCCACCAAATTTTTCCATATCGCACAGCCAGCTTTGCCAGAGTCGACGGTATTTCGTGCACCCTTCTTCGCCGCTTGGTTCTTCACGAATTTTTCATTCTTCTTCTTTCCCATCTACATACTGGGGCGAGTGTCGTTGCGCAAATGTGACAAACCGGGGGAGATCTTGGGCGATGTGTTGCGTGGTTTCCGCGATCGTGGTTTCACCATCG GTCGCTTCCTCAATCGTTGTCTCTCCTTCTGCATCCTTTGGCTGGTGACCACCTACTTGTACACCATGTCACTGCGCGTACTCTTCGCCACCGATGCCATGGCGCTGTTCGCGACCAATGTCGCCTGTGTTTACCTACTGTCATGGGTCATTCTACACGAACAATTTGTCGGCGTGCGG ATTGTTGCGGTTATTCTGTGCGACACGGGCATTGCGCTGCTCGCCTACATGGACGGCATTACCGAGAGTCGCACGCTGAGCGGCGTTGTGCTGGCAACACTGGGCGCTGCCGGTTATGCAGTATTCAGG gttatgttccGCAAAGTGATGGGCGATCCACCGATTGGTCAAATTGCTTTTGCTTTCACCACTCTTGGGTTTCTGAACGCCTTGCTCTTGTGGCCCGTCTGTGTGGGTCTCTATTTGGCGGGATATGAGAGCATGCCGCCAGATCGTATGCCATGGATTATTTTATTAATCGCCAGTATTTTGCTATTGG TTTTCCATATACTCATGCAATTCAGCGCGGCCGTCACTTATAATATGTTTGTTACGCTGGGTTTAATAACCGCAGTGCCAGTTTCAGGAG CTCTGGACGTTGTACTCTACGGTGCTACTTTCGCCGGCATGAAATTGGCTGGTGTCATATTAATCGCTGTTGGCTTTTTCCTAGTAATGTTCCCCGAAAACTGGCCAGACTACATAACACGCTTGCTAAG AAAGAGTGGTCGTGCTATACTGCGTTACCAATGTTGTTGTGAATTAGCCGAAATTCATTATCCCCATGCG AAATATCATCTTGTTGGGTCACAACGCGAG ATACCACCAAATACACGCGTACGATTGCAACTTgagtcaaaaatattatacggTCAATTTTAA
- the LOC105216097 gene encoding putative thiamine transporter SLC35F3 isoform X6, which produces MTRDGEIPAIFNPKRVRTPSVVVTGDSPNGPYGGFSNALNASNPQIAHQDSISSSQQDPSEVITIHPDTRDASTPIGTHPGLRRGLGAGGGSFVSSCGVSGIVGVGPGGAGGGANEPDTPTLEAGPDGTEVRFRRLKACKESCCSELARKMYFGVCVTILVTASWVGATHCIKFLYLNRSTYASITADDMDSTSNRAIDLDLVTNMDDDDDPRNLLGISDNALSADDVEDATKFFHIAQPALPESTVFRAPFFAAWFFTNFSFFFFPIYILGRVSLRKCDKPGEILGDVLRGFRDRGFTIGRFLNRCLSFCILWLVTTYLYTMSLRVLFATDAMALFATNVACVYLLSWVILHEQFVGVRIVAVILCDTGIALLAYMDGITESRTLSGVVLATLGAAGYAVFRVMFRKVMGDPPIGQIAFAFTTLGFLNALLLWPVCVGLYLAGYESMPPDRMPWIILLIASILLLVFHILMQFSAAVTYNMFVTLGLITAVPVSGALDVVLYGATFAGMKLAGVILIAVGFFLVMFPENWPDYITRLLRKSGRAILRYQCCCELAEIHYPHAKYHLVGSQRESPSVL; this is translated from the exons ATGACCCGTGACGGAGAGATACCCGCCATTTTCAACCCGAAACGGGTGCGTACACCATCCGTTGTCGTAACCGGTGACTCTCCGAATGGTCCGTATGGTGGGTTTAGTAATGCGCTCAACGCCAGCAATCCACAAATTGCCCACCAAGACTCCATTTCATCGAGTCAACAGGATCCGAGTGAGGTCATAACAATACATCCGGATACGCGTGATGCGTCGACGCCAATTGGCACGCATCCAGGTTTGCGACGTGGACTCGGTGCTGGTGGGGGTAGTTTCGTAAGTAGTTGTGGTGTAAGTGGTATTGTTGGTGTGGGACCGGGTGGTGCTGGTGGCGGTGCAAATGAACCGGATACACCCACTTTGGAGGCGGGGCCAGATGGCACCGAAGTGCGGTTTCGTCGGTTAAAAGCATGCAAGGAGTCATGTTGCTCCGAACTGGCGCGGAAG ATGTACTTTGGTGTTTGTGTCACCATACTCGTCACCGCGTCGTGGGTCGGCGCAACGCATTGTATCAAATTCCTCTACTTGAATCGCAGCACATATGCTAGTATTACCGCCGATGACATGGATAGCACATCAAATCGTGCCATCGATTTGGACTTGGTCACAAATATGGATGATGACGATGATCCTCGTAATCTTTTGGGCATAAGTGACAACGCCTTGAGCGCCGATGATGTGGAGGATGCCACCAAATTTTTCCATATCGCACAGCCAGCTTTGCCAGAGTCGACGGTATTTCGTGCACCCTTCTTCGCCGCTTGGTTCTTCACGAATTTTTCATTCTTCTTCTTTCCCATCTACATACTGGGGCGAGTGTCGTTGCGCAAATGTGACAAACCGGGGGAGATCTTGGGCGATGTGTTGCGTGGTTTCCGCGATCGTGGTTTCACCATCG GTCGCTTCCTCAATCGTTGTCTCTCCTTCTGCATCCTTTGGCTGGTGACCACCTACTTGTACACCATGTCACTGCGCGTACTCTTCGCCACCGATGCCATGGCGCTGTTCGCGACCAATGTCGCCTGTGTTTACCTACTGTCATGGGTCATTCTACACGAACAATTTGTCGGCGTGCGG ATTGTTGCGGTTATTCTGTGCGACACGGGCATTGCGCTGCTCGCCTACATGGACGGCATTACCGAGAGTCGCACGCTGAGCGGCGTTGTGCTGGCAACACTGGGCGCTGCCGGTTATGCAGTATTCAGG gttatgttccGCAAAGTGATGGGCGATCCACCGATTGGTCAAATTGCTTTTGCTTTCACCACTCTTGGGTTTCTGAACGCCTTGCTCTTGTGGCCCGTCTGTGTGGGTCTCTATTTGGCGGGATATGAGAGCATGCCGCCAGATCGTATGCCATGGATTATTTTATTAATCGCCAGTATTTTGCTATTGG TTTTCCATATACTCATGCAATTCAGCGCGGCCGTCACTTATAATATGTTTGTTACGCTGGGTTTAATAACCGCAGTGCCAGTTTCAGGAG CTCTGGACGTTGTACTCTACGGTGCTACTTTCGCCGGCATGAAATTGGCTGGTGTCATATTAATCGCTGTTGGCTTTTTCCTAGTAATGTTCCCCGAAAACTGGCCAGACTACATAACACGCTTGCTAAG AAAGAGTGGTCGTGCTATACTGCGTTACCAATGTTGTTGTGAATTAGCCGAAATTCATTATCCCCATGCG AAATATCATCTTGTTGGGTCACAACGCGAG TCGCCCAGCGTTTTGTAG
- the LOC105216097 gene encoding putative thiamine transporter SLC35F3 isoform X9 produces MTRDGEIPAIFNPKRVRTPSVVVTGDSPNGPYGGFSNALNASNPQIAHQDSISSSQQDPSEVITIHPDTRDASTPIGTHPGLRRGLGAGGGSFVSSCGVSGIVGVGPGGAGGGANEPDTPTLEAGPDGTEVRFRRLKACKESCCSELARKMYFGVCVTILVTASWVGATHCIKFLYLNRSTYASITADDMDSTSNRAIDLDLVTNMDDDDDPRNLLGISDNALSADDVEDATKFFHIAQPALPESTVFRAPFFAAWFFTNFSFFFFPIYILGRVSLRKCDKPGEILGDVLRGFRDRGFTIGRFLNRCLSFCILWLVTTYLYTMSLRVLFATDAMALFATNVACVYLLSWVILHEQFVGVRIVAVILCDTGIALLAYMDGITESRTLSGVVLATLGAAGYAVFRVMFRKVMGDPPIGQIAFAFTTLGFLNALLLWPVCVGLYLAGYESMPPDRMPWIILLIASILLLVFHILMQFSAAVTYNMFVTLGLITAVPVSGALDVVLYGATFAGMKLAGVILIAVGFFLVMFPENWPDYITRLLRNIILLGHNASRPAFCRRDVVVASPTTR; encoded by the exons ATGACCCGTGACGGAGAGATACCCGCCATTTTCAACCCGAAACGGGTGCGTACACCATCCGTTGTCGTAACCGGTGACTCTCCGAATGGTCCGTATGGTGGGTTTAGTAATGCGCTCAACGCCAGCAATCCACAAATTGCCCACCAAGACTCCATTTCATCGAGTCAACAGGATCCGAGTGAGGTCATAACAATACATCCGGATACGCGTGATGCGTCGACGCCAATTGGCACGCATCCAGGTTTGCGACGTGGACTCGGTGCTGGTGGGGGTAGTTTCGTAAGTAGTTGTGGTGTAAGTGGTATTGTTGGTGTGGGACCGGGTGGTGCTGGTGGCGGTGCAAATGAACCGGATACACCCACTTTGGAGGCGGGGCCAGATGGCACCGAAGTGCGGTTTCGTCGGTTAAAAGCATGCAAGGAGTCATGTTGCTCCGAACTGGCGCGGAAG ATGTACTTTGGTGTTTGTGTCACCATACTCGTCACCGCGTCGTGGGTCGGCGCAACGCATTGTATCAAATTCCTCTACTTGAATCGCAGCACATATGCTAGTATTACCGCCGATGACATGGATAGCACATCAAATCGTGCCATCGATTTGGACTTGGTCACAAATATGGATGATGACGATGATCCTCGTAATCTTTTGGGCATAAGTGACAACGCCTTGAGCGCCGATGATGTGGAGGATGCCACCAAATTTTTCCATATCGCACAGCCAGCTTTGCCAGAGTCGACGGTATTTCGTGCACCCTTCTTCGCCGCTTGGTTCTTCACGAATTTTTCATTCTTCTTCTTTCCCATCTACATACTGGGGCGAGTGTCGTTGCGCAAATGTGACAAACCGGGGGAGATCTTGGGCGATGTGTTGCGTGGTTTCCGCGATCGTGGTTTCACCATCG GTCGCTTCCTCAATCGTTGTCTCTCCTTCTGCATCCTTTGGCTGGTGACCACCTACTTGTACACCATGTCACTGCGCGTACTCTTCGCCACCGATGCCATGGCGCTGTTCGCGACCAATGTCGCCTGTGTTTACCTACTGTCATGGGTCATTCTACACGAACAATTTGTCGGCGTGCGG ATTGTTGCGGTTATTCTGTGCGACACGGGCATTGCGCTGCTCGCCTACATGGACGGCATTACCGAGAGTCGCACGCTGAGCGGCGTTGTGCTGGCAACACTGGGCGCTGCCGGTTATGCAGTATTCAGG gttatgttccGCAAAGTGATGGGCGATCCACCGATTGGTCAAATTGCTTTTGCTTTCACCACTCTTGGGTTTCTGAACGCCTTGCTCTTGTGGCCCGTCTGTGTGGGTCTCTATTTGGCGGGATATGAGAGCATGCCGCCAGATCGTATGCCATGGATTATTTTATTAATCGCCAGTATTTTGCTATTGG TTTTCCATATACTCATGCAATTCAGCGCGGCCGTCACTTATAATATGTTTGTTACGCTGGGTTTAATAACCGCAGTGCCAGTTTCAGGAG CTCTGGACGTTGTACTCTACGGTGCTACTTTCGCCGGCATGAAATTGGCTGGTGTCATATTAATCGCTGTTGGCTTTTTCCTAGTAATGTTCCCCGAAAACTGGCCAGACTACATAACACGCTTGCTAAG AAATATCATCTTGTTGGGTCACAACGCGAG TCGCCCAGCGTTTTGTAGAAGAGATGTTGTGGTCGCATCGCCCACCACAAGATAG
- the LOC105216097 gene encoding putative thiamine transporter SLC35F3 isoform X5, with translation MTRDGEIPAIFNPKRVRTPSVVVTGDSPNGPYGGFSNALNASNPQIAHQDSISSSQQDPSEVITIHPDTRDASTPIGTHPGLRRGLGAGGGSFVSSCGVSGIVGVGPGGAGGGANEPDTPTLEAGPDGTEVRFRRLKACKESCCSELARKMYFGVCVTILVTASWVGATHCIKFLYLNRSTYASITADDMDSTSNRAIDLDLVTNMDDDDDPRNLLGISDNALSADDVEDATKFFHIAQPALPESTVFRAPFFAAWFFTNFSFFFFPIYILGRVSLRKCDKPGEILGDVLRGFRDRGFTIGRFLNRCLSFCILWLVTTYLYTMSLRVLFATDAMALFATNVACVYLLSWVILHEQFVGVRIVAVILCDTGIALLAYMDGITESRTLSGVVLATLGAAGYAVFRVMFRKVMGDPPIGQIAFAFTTLGFLNALLLWPVCVGLYLAGYESMPPDRMPWIILLIASILLLVFHILMQFSAAVTYNMFVTLGLITAVPVSGALDVVLYGATFAGMKLAGVILIAVGFFLVMFPENWPDYITRLLRKSGRAILRYQCCCELAEIHYPHAKYHLVGSQREIYKLLS, from the exons ATGACCCGTGACGGAGAGATACCCGCCATTTTCAACCCGAAACGGGTGCGTACACCATCCGTTGTCGTAACCGGTGACTCTCCGAATGGTCCGTATGGTGGGTTTAGTAATGCGCTCAACGCCAGCAATCCACAAATTGCCCACCAAGACTCCATTTCATCGAGTCAACAGGATCCGAGTGAGGTCATAACAATACATCCGGATACGCGTGATGCGTCGACGCCAATTGGCACGCATCCAGGTTTGCGACGTGGACTCGGTGCTGGTGGGGGTAGTTTCGTAAGTAGTTGTGGTGTAAGTGGTATTGTTGGTGTGGGACCGGGTGGTGCTGGTGGCGGTGCAAATGAACCGGATACACCCACTTTGGAGGCGGGGCCAGATGGCACCGAAGTGCGGTTTCGTCGGTTAAAAGCATGCAAGGAGTCATGTTGCTCCGAACTGGCGCGGAAG ATGTACTTTGGTGTTTGTGTCACCATACTCGTCACCGCGTCGTGGGTCGGCGCAACGCATTGTATCAAATTCCTCTACTTGAATCGCAGCACATATGCTAGTATTACCGCCGATGACATGGATAGCACATCAAATCGTGCCATCGATTTGGACTTGGTCACAAATATGGATGATGACGATGATCCTCGTAATCTTTTGGGCATAAGTGACAACGCCTTGAGCGCCGATGATGTGGAGGATGCCACCAAATTTTTCCATATCGCACAGCCAGCTTTGCCAGAGTCGACGGTATTTCGTGCACCCTTCTTCGCCGCTTGGTTCTTCACGAATTTTTCATTCTTCTTCTTTCCCATCTACATACTGGGGCGAGTGTCGTTGCGCAAATGTGACAAACCGGGGGAGATCTTGGGCGATGTGTTGCGTGGTTTCCGCGATCGTGGTTTCACCATCG GTCGCTTCCTCAATCGTTGTCTCTCCTTCTGCATCCTTTGGCTGGTGACCACCTACTTGTACACCATGTCACTGCGCGTACTCTTCGCCACCGATGCCATGGCGCTGTTCGCGACCAATGTCGCCTGTGTTTACCTACTGTCATGGGTCATTCTACACGAACAATTTGTCGGCGTGCGG ATTGTTGCGGTTATTCTGTGCGACACGGGCATTGCGCTGCTCGCCTACATGGACGGCATTACCGAGAGTCGCACGCTGAGCGGCGTTGTGCTGGCAACACTGGGCGCTGCCGGTTATGCAGTATTCAGG gttatgttccGCAAAGTGATGGGCGATCCACCGATTGGTCAAATTGCTTTTGCTTTCACCACTCTTGGGTTTCTGAACGCCTTGCTCTTGTGGCCCGTCTGTGTGGGTCTCTATTTGGCGGGATATGAGAGCATGCCGCCAGATCGTATGCCATGGATTATTTTATTAATCGCCAGTATTTTGCTATTGG TTTTCCATATACTCATGCAATTCAGCGCGGCCGTCACTTATAATATGTTTGTTACGCTGGGTTTAATAACCGCAGTGCCAGTTTCAGGAG CTCTGGACGTTGTACTCTACGGTGCTACTTTCGCCGGCATGAAATTGGCTGGTGTCATATTAATCGCTGTTGGCTTTTTCCTAGTAATGTTCCCCGAAAACTGGCCAGACTACATAACACGCTTGCTAAG AAAGAGTGGTCGTGCTATACTGCGTTACCAATGTTGTTGTGAATTAGCCGAAATTCATTATCCCCATGCG AAATATCATCTTGTTGGGTCACAACGCGAG ATATACAAACTATTATCCTG
- the LOC105216097 gene encoding putative thiamine transporter SLC35F3 isoform X8, with amino-acid sequence MTRDGEIPAIFNPKRVRTPSVVVTGDSPNGPYGGFSNALNASNPQIAHQDSISSSQQDPSEVITIHPDTRDASTPIGTHPGLRRGLGAGGGSFVSSCGVSGIVGVGPGGAGGGANEPDTPTLEAGPDGTEVRFRRLKACKESCCSELARKMYFGVCVTILVTASWVGATHCIKFLYLNRSTYASITADDMDSTSNRAIDLDLVTNMDDDDDPRNLLGISDNALSADDVEDATKFFHIAQPALPESTVFRAPFFAAWFFTNFSFFFFPIYILGRVSLRKCDKPGEILGDVLRGFRDRGFTIGRFLNRCLSFCILWLVTTYLYTMSLRVLFATDAMALFATNVACVYLLSWVILHEQFVGVRIVAVILCDTGIALLAYMDGITESRTLSGVVLATLGAAGYAVFRVMFRKVMGDPPIGQIAFAFTTLGFLNALLLWPVCVGLYLAGYESMPPDRMPWIILLIASILLLVFHILMQFSAAVTYNMFVTLGLITAVPVSGALDVVLYGATFAGMKLAGVILIAVGFFLVMFPENWPDYITRLLRNIILLGHNARYHQIHAYDCNLSQKYYTVNFNAFAE; translated from the exons ATGACCCGTGACGGAGAGATACCCGCCATTTTCAACCCGAAACGGGTGCGTACACCATCCGTTGTCGTAACCGGTGACTCTCCGAATGGTCCGTATGGTGGGTTTAGTAATGCGCTCAACGCCAGCAATCCACAAATTGCCCACCAAGACTCCATTTCATCGAGTCAACAGGATCCGAGTGAGGTCATAACAATACATCCGGATACGCGTGATGCGTCGACGCCAATTGGCACGCATCCAGGTTTGCGACGTGGACTCGGTGCTGGTGGGGGTAGTTTCGTAAGTAGTTGTGGTGTAAGTGGTATTGTTGGTGTGGGACCGGGTGGTGCTGGTGGCGGTGCAAATGAACCGGATACACCCACTTTGGAGGCGGGGCCAGATGGCACCGAAGTGCGGTTTCGTCGGTTAAAAGCATGCAAGGAGTCATGTTGCTCCGAACTGGCGCGGAAG ATGTACTTTGGTGTTTGTGTCACCATACTCGTCACCGCGTCGTGGGTCGGCGCAACGCATTGTATCAAATTCCTCTACTTGAATCGCAGCACATATGCTAGTATTACCGCCGATGACATGGATAGCACATCAAATCGTGCCATCGATTTGGACTTGGTCACAAATATGGATGATGACGATGATCCTCGTAATCTTTTGGGCATAAGTGACAACGCCTTGAGCGCCGATGATGTGGAGGATGCCACCAAATTTTTCCATATCGCACAGCCAGCTTTGCCAGAGTCGACGGTATTTCGTGCACCCTTCTTCGCCGCTTGGTTCTTCACGAATTTTTCATTCTTCTTCTTTCCCATCTACATACTGGGGCGAGTGTCGTTGCGCAAATGTGACAAACCGGGGGAGATCTTGGGCGATGTGTTGCGTGGTTTCCGCGATCGTGGTTTCACCATCG GTCGCTTCCTCAATCGTTGTCTCTCCTTCTGCATCCTTTGGCTGGTGACCACCTACTTGTACACCATGTCACTGCGCGTACTCTTCGCCACCGATGCCATGGCGCTGTTCGCGACCAATGTCGCCTGTGTTTACCTACTGTCATGGGTCATTCTACACGAACAATTTGTCGGCGTGCGG ATTGTTGCGGTTATTCTGTGCGACACGGGCATTGCGCTGCTCGCCTACATGGACGGCATTACCGAGAGTCGCACGCTGAGCGGCGTTGTGCTGGCAACACTGGGCGCTGCCGGTTATGCAGTATTCAGG gttatgttccGCAAAGTGATGGGCGATCCACCGATTGGTCAAATTGCTTTTGCTTTCACCACTCTTGGGTTTCTGAACGCCTTGCTCTTGTGGCCCGTCTGTGTGGGTCTCTATTTGGCGGGATATGAGAGCATGCCGCCAGATCGTATGCCATGGATTATTTTATTAATCGCCAGTATTTTGCTATTGG TTTTCCATATACTCATGCAATTCAGCGCGGCCGTCACTTATAATATGTTTGTTACGCTGGGTTTAATAACCGCAGTGCCAGTTTCAGGAG CTCTGGACGTTGTACTCTACGGTGCTACTTTCGCCGGCATGAAATTGGCTGGTGTCATATTAATCGCTGTTGGCTTTTTCCTAGTAATGTTCCCCGAAAACTGGCCAGACTACATAACACGCTTGCTAAG AAATATCATCTTGTTGGGTCACAACGCGAG ATACCACCAAATACACGCGTACGATTGCAACTTgagtcaaaaatattatacggTCAATTTTAACGCCTTTGCCGAGTAA